A genome region from Musa acuminata AAA Group cultivar baxijiao chromosome BXJ3-5, Cavendish_Baxijiao_AAA, whole genome shotgun sequence includes the following:
- the LOC135638882 gene encoding protein trichome birefringence-like 28, with protein MHSPRRKSPPSESPFAVAKLAGSYIRKGGHLPVVVVVVTIFVFALVVMYSEDIRSIAAEYSLSRFKARGYDLARGSNDSTSHRQPMAEKKKPRKKRDEKSARSVVSVPESCDLSDGEWMFDDVNYPLYREDQCQFLSEQVSCLNNGRREAMYQKWRWQPKGCSLPKFDARLLLERLRGKRMMFVGDSMNRNQWESFVCLLQTALPLEGWSRRVDGSRSIFTVEDYDASIEFYWAPFLVESNSDDPEIHSIAVRIIKADSIEKHAVHWKGADVLVFDTYIWWMNTPKIKVLRPGAKNWTEHDEIVRREAHERVLRTLSNWVDQNLDPNWSSVFFMSMSPLHSRSTYWGNPDGIKCAKETMPIQNMTGVRLGMDKNLFAVAKNVTGSTARVPITFIDITTMSEYRKDAHTSVYTVRQGEVLTPEQQAKPAEFADCIHWCVPGLPDTWNQILYARLLSARPRQ; from the exons ATGCACTCCCCTCGCCGGAAATCCCCGCCTTCGGAGTCGCCGTTCGCGGTCGCCAAGCTCGCCGGATCCTACATCAGAAAAGGCGGCCACCtccccgtcgtcgtcgtcgtcgtgacCATCTTCGTCTTTGCCTTGGTGGTGATGTACAGCGAGGACATCAGGTCCATCGCCGCCGAGTACTCTTTGTCGCGATTCAAAGCCCGGGGTTACGACCTCGCCCGTGGTAGCAATGACTCCACCAGCCACCGACAACCTATGGCTGAGAAAAAGAAGCCTAGGAAGAAGAGAGACGAGAAGAGCGCCAGATCGGTCGTCAGCGTGCCGGAGTCGTGCGATCTGTCGGATGGCGAGTGGATGTTCGACGATGTGAACTATCCGCTCTACCGGGAGGATCAGTGCCAGTTCCTGTCGGAGCAGGTGTCGTGCCTGAATAACGGCCGCCGGGAGGCCATGTACCAGAAGTGGCGGTGGCAGCCCAAGGGCTGCTCCTTGCCCAA ATTCGACGCGAGGCTGCTGCTGGAGAGGCTGCGGGGGAAGCGGATGATGTTCGTCGGCGACTCGATGAACCGGAACCAGTGGGAGTCCTTCGTCTGCCTGCTGCAGACGGCGCTACCGCTGGAGGGGTGGAGCCGCAGGGTCGACGGCTCCCGTTCGATCTTCACGGTAGAG GACTACGACGCGTCGATCGAGTTCTACTGGGCACCGTTCCTGGTGGAGTCGAACTCCGACGACCCCGAGATCCACAGCATCGCGGTGAGGATCATCAAGGCCGATTCGATCGAGAAGCATGCGGTGCACTGGAAGGGGGCGGATGTGCTGGTGTTCGACACCTACATCTGGTGGATGAACACCCCAAAGATAAAAGTGCT GCGTCCGGGGGCCAAGAACTGGACGGAGCATGATGAGATCGTGAGACGGGAAGCGCACGAGCGAGTTCTGAGGACTCTGTCAAATTGGGTGGATCAGAACTTGGATCCCAACTGGTCGTCGGTGTTCTTCATGAGCATGTCTCCTCTCCACAGCAG GAGCACGTACTGGGGCAACCCAGATGGGATCAAGTGTGCCAAGGAGACGATGCCGATACAGAACATGACCGGAGTGCGTCTCGGAATGGACAAGAACTTGTTCGCCGTGGCAAAGAACGTGACGGGATCGACGGCGCGGGTGCCCATCACCTTCATCGACATCACGACCATGTCGGAGTACCGCAAGGACGCTCACACGTCGGTGTACACGGTGCGGCAGGGGGAGGTGCTGACGCCGGAGCAGCAGGCTAAGCCGGCCGAGTTCGCCGACTGCATCCACTGGTGCGTGCCCGGCCTGCCCGATACCTGGAACCAAATTCTCTACGCCCGGCTCCTCTCTGCCCGCCCACGCCAATGA